A single Dermacentor albipictus isolate Rhodes 1998 colony chromosome 3, USDA_Dalb.pri_finalv2, whole genome shotgun sequence DNA region contains:
- the LOC139057812 gene encoding uncharacterized protein, which yields MPGTILVEGMDIAPEELDEAGWTTALGSKRKQPTSTPSYGGQRVTKNMPAGSRTANSPAKRFMKQVTAASRLPKLPKDQIKIIVRPKGGLDVSKTDIILLAQALAMAAALTEQQTAEDTVCPNKMQNILVISTPHDQNAKAYARISKIHTKLGAFEVSAYISAPDDTCKGVIRNIDPSFDEGALRRMILNPRNPTALEVRRIKNTQVVVILFDGMRVPNTVMCGAALVPCFLYKRQMDVCYACGHVGHRADVCPSSEEEKKKCHGCGKMKSSESQEEEHQCTPKCEACGGPHITGDRTCKQRYQIPYIVRRRRRRRRQMLRKAQMASGDDISISYAKNSATPAAAYGGSNLQSRSQSRGRSRSRRRTGSGKAGNSSASRSRSRSRSRSQPAKRATWADKVKGSGTAPSMGKKTTTAKRASGCPEGPRHCRGT from the exons ATGCCCGGGACCATACTCGTCGAGGGGATGGATATCGCCCCGGAGGAGCTCGATGAAGCGGGATGGACGACCGCCCTCGGCAGCAAACGAAAACAACCAACGAGTACGCCGTCATATGGCGGGCAACGTGTCACCAAGAATATGCCGGCTGGCAGCCGCACGGCCAACTCGCCGGCCAAAAGGTTCATGAAGCAGGTAACGGCAGCCTCGAGGCTACCGAAATTACCCAAGGACCAAATCAAGATCATCGTGCGCCCCAAAGGAGGCCTTGACGTTTCCAAAACGGATATCATACTCCTCGCccaagccctggccatggcggcggccttgACGGAACAGCAGACTGCCGAGgacaccgtgtgcccaaacaagATGCAGAACATTTTGGTTATCTCTACCCCTCACGATCAAAACGCGAAGGCGTATGCTAGAATCAGCAAGATACATACCAAGCTCGGAGCCTTTGAGGTGTCAGCCTACATTTCTGCCCCTGATGACACGTGCAAAGGTGTAATAAGAAACATCGACCCTTCATTTGACGAAGGAGCCCTTAGGAGGATGATTCTGAACCCAAGAAACCCTACGGCGTTGgaagtcagaagaattaagaacaCACAAGTAGTTGTTATACTGTTCGACGGCATGCGAGTGCCCAACACGGTCATGTGTGGAGCCGCCCTCGTTCCATGCTTTCTGTACAAACGGCAGATGGATGTATGCTACGCGTGTGGCCACGTGGGTCACCGagccgacgtgtgccccagtagcgaagaggaaaagaagaaatgCCACGGCTGTGGGAAAATGAAGTCATCAGAGTCACAAGAGGAGGAACACCAATGCACACCCAAATGTGAAGCATGCGGCGGCCCCCATATCACCGGGGATAGAACATGCAAACAACGCTACCAGATCCCATACATCGTTAGGCGTCGGCGTCGAAGGCGACGACAAATGTTGCGAAAAGCACAGATGGCCAGCGGCGATGACATCAGCATCTCCTACGCAAAGAACTCGGCGACACCTGCGGCAGCATATGGTGGCTCCAACCTGCAATCCCGCTCACAATCGAGGGGGCGCTCTCGCTCCAGGAGGCGAACCGGCTCAGGGAAAGCCGGGAACTCCAGCGCATCCAGGTCGAGATCCCggtcccggtctcgctcccagccCGCGAAACGGGCCACGTGGGCCGACAAGGTCAAGGGCTCCGGCACAGCACCGTCGATGGGAAAGAAGACTACGACGGCCAAAAGAGCAAGCG gctgtccagagggcccacgacattgccgcgggacttga